Proteins encoded within one genomic window of Cucumis sativus cultivar 9930 chromosome 3, Cucumber_9930_V3, whole genome shotgun sequence:
- the LOC101212196 gene encoding protein FAR1-RELATED SEQUENCE 7 isoform X1: MDKLLGANLTNVTSSDTDLNNEQCENAMIVKAYPIDMVRATDAVDGENARNCMLEPFVGQEFDSADAALNFYTSYAQRAGFKVRIGQLYRSRTDGAVTSRRFVCSKEGFQLSSRTGCPAVIRVQRRDSEKWVIDLFHKDHNHHLEHDGGETPPPVIQVKAPRSAKLAVNVSHRRKVHLFKDVEDAFSCPSGFINSKHLNEIGNVILRKGEPCVGLEFNSANEAYQFYNAYAANAGFRIRIGQLFRSKNDGSITSRRFVCSKEGFQHPSRLGCGAFMRIKRHESGRWVVDRHKKDHNHDLEPQPEAQKRNLIASKRFAGELNCGFQGKEPVNLNNGLVMKRTRDNKIGSDWYPGLFEYFQSKQAEDTGFFYAVEVENSNCMSVFWADGRSRFSCSQFGDTIVLDTSYRKNAHAVPFATFIGVNHHKQPVLLACALLADESVESFSWLFQTWLRAMSGCHPVSIIADQDKAVQQAVAQVFPRTLHRFSSWQIREKEQGGLAMLDENFRFEYEKCIYQSQTAEEFDVSWNTLIGKYGLKENAWLKEMYIKRNNWVPLFLRGTFFAGILATDNFESFFGTPFNAQTPVEEFISRYEIGLERRRDEERKESLNSLNLQGFLQTKEPVEEQCLRLYTHAVFKVFQKELLNCYRYLGFKIYEEVALSRYLVRRCENDDEKCIVTVISTNLTVNCSCKMFEYEGILCRHILRVFQILGISEIPPRYILHRWTRNAEYGTLQDMDSDGGPQELKTVMLWSLREAACKYIEAGATSLEKYKLAYEIMREGGRKLRWQR, encoded by the exons ATGGACAAGCTTTTGGGTGCTAACTTGACGAATGTCACCAG TTCAGACACTGATCTCAACAATGAACAGTGTGAGAATGCTATGATTGTGAAGGCATATCCAATTGATATGGTACGTGCGACAGATGCAGTGGATGGAGAGAATGCTAGGAATTGTATGCTCGAACCATTTGTGGGGCAGGAGTTTGATTCAGCAGATGCAGCacttaatttttatacttCATATGCACAGCGTGCTGGGTTTAAAGTTCGAATAGGTCAGTTGTACAGGTCACGAACTGATGGGGCGGTAACTTCTCGCAGATTTGTGTGTTCGAAGGAGGGATTTCAGCTTAGTTCACGCACAGGGTGTCCAGCAGTCATACGTGTACAGAGGCGTGATTCTGAGAAGTGGGTCATTGACCTCTTTCACAAAGATCACAATCATCACCTTGAACACGATGGTGGGGAAACCCCTCCTCCTGTTATTCAAGTTAAGGCTCCTAGATCTGCTAAATTGGCTGTTAATGTTTCTCATAGACGAAAGGTTCATTTATTCAAGGATGTTGAAGACGCCTTCTCCTGTCCTTCGGGATTTATTAACTCAAAGcatttaaatgaaataggAAATGTAATACTACGGAAGGGTGAGCCTTGCGTCGGACTGGAGTTCAATTCAGCAAATGAGGCATATCAGTTTTATAATGCCTATGCTGCAAATGCAGGATTTAGAATACGCATTGGTCAATTGTTTCGATCCAAAAATGATGGTTCAATTACATCAAGGCGATTTGTGTGCTCCAAGGAGGGTTTTCAACATCCATCAAGATTAGGCTGTGGGGCATTTATGAGGATTAAGAGGCATGAATCTGGAAGATGGGTTGTAGATCGCCATAAGAAAGATCATAATCATGACCTTGAGCCTCAACCAGAGGctcaaaaaagaaatctaataGCTTCCAAAAGGTTCGCAGGTGAACTGAATTGTGGATTTCAAGGCAAGGAACCAGTTAACTTGAACAACGGGCTCGTCATGAAGAGAACTCGGGATAACAAAATTGGTAGTGATTGGTACCCAGGTCTTTTTGAATATTTCCAATCTAAGCAAGCAGAAGATACAGGCTTCTTTTATGCTGTAGAAGTTGAAAATTCTAACTGCATGAGCGTTTTCTGGGCAGATGGCAGGTCTAGATTTTCTTGTAGTCAGTTTGGTGATACTATCGTCCTCGACACTTCATACAGGAAAAATGCCCATGCGGTGCCATTTGCAACCTTTATTGGGGTTAATCACCATAAGCAACCTGTTCTTCTTGCCTGTGCTTTACTTGCTGATGAATCTGTGGAATCTTTCTCTTGGCTGTTTCAAACATGGCTTCGGGCAATGTCGGGTTGTCACCCAGTTTCAATAATAGCTGATCAGGACAAGGCTGTCCAACAGGCTGTTGCTCAAGTTTTCCCCAGAACTTTACACCGTTTTTCATCGTGGCAAATCAGGGAAAAGGAGCAGGGTGGTCTTGCCATGCTGGATGAAAACTTTAgatttgaatatgaaaaatgcATTTATCAGAGTCAGACTGCTGAAGAATTTGATGTCAGTTGGAATACGCTTATTGGCAAGTATGGATTGAAGGAGAACGCTTGGCTTAAAGAAATGTACATAAAGCGTAATAACTGGGTTCCGTTGTTCTTGCGGGGAACCTTCTTTGCAGGCATCCTCGCGACGGACAACTTTGAATCATTTTTTGGCACACCATTCAATGCTCAAACACCAGTTGAAGAGTTCATTTCTCGTTACGAAATTGGATTGGAGAGACGTCgtgatgaagaaagaaaagagagtttgAACTCTCTAAACTTGCAAGGTTTTCTGCAAACAAAAGAACCAGTAGAAGAACAATGTTTAAGGCTCTATACTCACGCAGTGTTTAAGGTGTTCCAGAAAGAACTCCTGAACTGTTACCGATATCTTGGATTCAAGATTTATGAGGAAGTGGCTCTCAGCAGATACCTGGTGCGTCGGTGCGAAAACGACGACGAAAAATGTATAGTCACAGTGATATCAACAAACCTGACAGTGAATTGTAGCTGTAAAATGTTCGAGTACGAAGGTATACTATGTAGACATATCCTGAGGGTGTTCCAGATATTAGGAATAAGTGAAATTCCACCCCGCTACATCCTTCACCGGTGGACTCGAAACGCCGAGTATGGAACATTGCAAGATATGGACTCAGATGGTGGCCCTCAAGAACTCAAGACCGTGATGCTATGGAGTTTAAGAGAAGCTGCTTGTAAATACATTGAAGCTGGGGCAACATCTCttgaaaaatacaaacttgCATATGAGATTATGCGAGAGGGTGGAAGGAAACTTCGTTGGCAAAGATAA
- the LOC101212196 gene encoding protein FAR1-RELATED SEQUENCE 7 isoform X2 codes for MSPDTDLNNEQCENAMIVKAYPIDMVRATDAVDGENARNCMLEPFVGQEFDSADAALNFYTSYAQRAGFKVRIGQLYRSRTDGAVTSRRFVCSKEGFQLSSRTGCPAVIRVQRRDSEKWVIDLFHKDHNHHLEHDGGETPPPVIQVKAPRSAKLAVNVSHRRKVHLFKDVEDAFSCPSGFINSKHLNEIGNVILRKGEPCVGLEFNSANEAYQFYNAYAANAGFRIRIGQLFRSKNDGSITSRRFVCSKEGFQHPSRLGCGAFMRIKRHESGRWVVDRHKKDHNHDLEPQPEAQKRNLIASKRFAGELNCGFQGKEPVNLNNGLVMKRTRDNKIGSDWYPGLFEYFQSKQAEDTGFFYAVEVENSNCMSVFWADGRSRFSCSQFGDTIVLDTSYRKNAHAVPFATFIGVNHHKQPVLLACALLADESVESFSWLFQTWLRAMSGCHPVSIIADQDKAVQQAVAQVFPRTLHRFSSWQIREKEQGGLAMLDENFRFEYEKCIYQSQTAEEFDVSWNTLIGKYGLKENAWLKEMYIKRNNWVPLFLRGTFFAGILATDNFESFFGTPFNAQTPVEEFISRYEIGLERRRDEERKESLNSLNLQGFLQTKEPVEEQCLRLYTHAVFKVFQKELLNCYRYLGFKIYEEVALSRYLVRRCENDDEKCIVTVISTNLTVNCSCKMFEYEGILCRHILRVFQILGISEIPPRYILHRWTRNAEYGTLQDMDSDGGPQELKTVMLWSLREAACKYIEAGATSLEKYKLAYEIMREGGRKLRWQR; via the exons ATGTCACCAG ACACTGATCTCAACAATGAACAGTGTGAGAATGCTATGATTGTGAAGGCATATCCAATTGATATGGTACGTGCGACAGATGCAGTGGATGGAGAGAATGCTAGGAATTGTATGCTCGAACCATTTGTGGGGCAGGAGTTTGATTCAGCAGATGCAGCacttaatttttatacttCATATGCACAGCGTGCTGGGTTTAAAGTTCGAATAGGTCAGTTGTACAGGTCACGAACTGATGGGGCGGTAACTTCTCGCAGATTTGTGTGTTCGAAGGAGGGATTTCAGCTTAGTTCACGCACAGGGTGTCCAGCAGTCATACGTGTACAGAGGCGTGATTCTGAGAAGTGGGTCATTGACCTCTTTCACAAAGATCACAATCATCACCTTGAACACGATGGTGGGGAAACCCCTCCTCCTGTTATTCAAGTTAAGGCTCCTAGATCTGCTAAATTGGCTGTTAATGTTTCTCATAGACGAAAGGTTCATTTATTCAAGGATGTTGAAGACGCCTTCTCCTGTCCTTCGGGATTTATTAACTCAAAGcatttaaatgaaataggAAATGTAATACTACGGAAGGGTGAGCCTTGCGTCGGACTGGAGTTCAATTCAGCAAATGAGGCATATCAGTTTTATAATGCCTATGCTGCAAATGCAGGATTTAGAATACGCATTGGTCAATTGTTTCGATCCAAAAATGATGGTTCAATTACATCAAGGCGATTTGTGTGCTCCAAGGAGGGTTTTCAACATCCATCAAGATTAGGCTGTGGGGCATTTATGAGGATTAAGAGGCATGAATCTGGAAGATGGGTTGTAGATCGCCATAAGAAAGATCATAATCATGACCTTGAGCCTCAACCAGAGGctcaaaaaagaaatctaataGCTTCCAAAAGGTTCGCAGGTGAACTGAATTGTGGATTTCAAGGCAAGGAACCAGTTAACTTGAACAACGGGCTCGTCATGAAGAGAACTCGGGATAACAAAATTGGTAGTGATTGGTACCCAGGTCTTTTTGAATATTTCCAATCTAAGCAAGCAGAAGATACAGGCTTCTTTTATGCTGTAGAAGTTGAAAATTCTAACTGCATGAGCGTTTTCTGGGCAGATGGCAGGTCTAGATTTTCTTGTAGTCAGTTTGGTGATACTATCGTCCTCGACACTTCATACAGGAAAAATGCCCATGCGGTGCCATTTGCAACCTTTATTGGGGTTAATCACCATAAGCAACCTGTTCTTCTTGCCTGTGCTTTACTTGCTGATGAATCTGTGGAATCTTTCTCTTGGCTGTTTCAAACATGGCTTCGGGCAATGTCGGGTTGTCACCCAGTTTCAATAATAGCTGATCAGGACAAGGCTGTCCAACAGGCTGTTGCTCAAGTTTTCCCCAGAACTTTACACCGTTTTTCATCGTGGCAAATCAGGGAAAAGGAGCAGGGTGGTCTTGCCATGCTGGATGAAAACTTTAgatttgaatatgaaaaatgcATTTATCAGAGTCAGACTGCTGAAGAATTTGATGTCAGTTGGAATACGCTTATTGGCAAGTATGGATTGAAGGAGAACGCTTGGCTTAAAGAAATGTACATAAAGCGTAATAACTGGGTTCCGTTGTTCTTGCGGGGAACCTTCTTTGCAGGCATCCTCGCGACGGACAACTTTGAATCATTTTTTGGCACACCATTCAATGCTCAAACACCAGTTGAAGAGTTCATTTCTCGTTACGAAATTGGATTGGAGAGACGTCgtgatgaagaaagaaaagagagtttgAACTCTCTAAACTTGCAAGGTTTTCTGCAAACAAAAGAACCAGTAGAAGAACAATGTTTAAGGCTCTATACTCACGCAGTGTTTAAGGTGTTCCAGAAAGAACTCCTGAACTGTTACCGATATCTTGGATTCAAGATTTATGAGGAAGTGGCTCTCAGCAGATACCTGGTGCGTCGGTGCGAAAACGACGACGAAAAATGTATAGTCACAGTGATATCAACAAACCTGACAGTGAATTGTAGCTGTAAAATGTTCGAGTACGAAGGTATACTATGTAGACATATCCTGAGGGTGTTCCAGATATTAGGAATAAGTGAAATTCCACCCCGCTACATCCTTCACCGGTGGACTCGAAACGCCGAGTATGGAACATTGCAAGATATGGACTCAGATGGTGGCCCTCAAGAACTCAAGACCGTGATGCTATGGAGTTTAAGAGAAGCTGCTTGTAAATACATTGAAGCTGGGGCAACATCTCttgaaaaatacaaacttgCATATGAGATTATGCGAGAGGGTGGAAGGAAACTTCGTTGGCAAAGATAA
- the LOC101204914 gene encoding BSD domain-containing protein C22A12.14c, with amino-acid sequence MDLFPVFSGDRASEQSDFEEEHDDDDDIGSVSNLSPPSTSWSFGGLIKTLATKSESVISNYRRDLEELGSGLRKETSVIREVASRAVKDLPTTLDVGASVAQESLESVGQAIDDIGSAVWKSTSKIISHGRDTFLASDLVSENHENNSDIVISSNQLNKPRNIEFKQYNRFNTQLVAIQRDLNTYLEEPNDIENYKNWKLGFVLEEKEKEIEDLVKESDDVRETYRTVVPSRISHDIFWSRYFYNFHKIKQAEEARVKLVKRAISAKDEEELSWDVEEDDDKEGGVSGESSENGKTIEGNMKKIDVDDSLKKMGGDGRGESVDSSCKDSDISIISSQGGEEEEEEEKEEEKEEEEVGWDEIEEIGTIEEAKGKVFASGSVQKFGLNKKLSVAEDEEDLSWDIEDEDEPTKS; translated from the coding sequence ATGGATCTCTTCCCCGTCTTCTCCGGCGACAGAGCGTCGGAACAGTCCGATTTCGAGGAGGAAcacgacgacgacgacgacatTGGTTCAGTTTCTAATCTCTCCCCTCCAAGTACCAGTTGGAGCTTCGGTGGTCTGATTAAGACTCTCGCGACCAAGTCGGAATCCGTAATTTCAAACTACCGCCGTGATCTTGAGGAATTAGGATCTGGATTGAGGAAGGAAACGTCGGTGATCCGGGAAGTCGCATCTCGTGCCGTGAAGGATCTTCCGACGACGCTCGATGTCGGTGCGTCCGTTGCGCAAGAATCGCTGGAGTCTGTCGGCCAAGCTATAGATGATATCGGAAGTGCCGTCTGGAAATCGACTTCTAAGATCATCTCACACGGTAGGGATACGTTTTTAGCTTCTGATTTAGTTTCTGAAAATCATGAAAATAACAGCGATATTGTGATTTCGtcaaatcaattaaacaaACCTAGAAATATTGAATTCAAACAGTACAATAGATTCAATACACAATTGGTTGCGATTCAGCGAGACCTAAATACATATTTAGAGGAACCAAATGATATAGAGAATTACAAGAACTGGAAATTAGGGTTTGTATtggaagagaaggaaaaagaaattgaggatTTGGTTAAAGAGAGTGATGATGTTCGGGAAACATATCGGACGGTGGTTCCAAGCAGAATCAGCCATGATATCTTCTGGAGTAgatacttttacaattttcacAAGATTAAGCAAGCAGAAGAAGCTAGAGTTAAGCTTGTGAAGAGAGCCATATCTgcaaaagatgaagaagaattgaGTTGGGATGTTGAGGAAGATGATGATAAAGAAGGAGGTGTGAGTGGTGAGAGTTCAGAGAATGGGAAAACAATAGAGggaaatatgaagaagattgACGTTGATGatagtttgaagaaaatgggTGGAGATGGAAGAGGAGAAAGTGTGGATTCTTCTTGCAAAGACAGCGacatttcaataatttcaagTCAGggtggtgaagaagaagaagaagaagaaaaagaagaagaaaaagaagaagaagaagttggatGGGATGAAATTGAAGAGATTGGAACCATTGAAGAGGCTAAAGGCAAGGTTTTTGCTTCAGGTAGTGTAcaaaaatttggtttgaacaaGAAGTTGAGCGTGGCAGAGGACGAGGAAGATCTGAGTTGGGATATTGAGGATGAAGATGAACCTACTAAATCATGA
- the LOC101213486 gene encoding S-adenosylmethionine decarboxylase proenzyme 4, giving the protein MAESGFEGFEKRLELHFTGNEPIIHMGLRQIDLSSLEQILRTVHCSIVSSVGNHFFDAYVLSESSLFIYPTKIIIKTCGTTQLLKSIFPFLHQARSLGLTLSSCRYTRGNFIFPKSQPFPHSSFKEELLYLEESLPENLHYRKASVIPSNLPSHSWHVFTAADDAALIHRNPEFLYTVEICMTELDRILARKFYFRSGDGKAGNSIGKEMTNLTGIGDINPSGLVCEFAFFPCGYSMNGIDGDRYSTIHVTPEDGFSYASFECVGSVYDDPDDLVRMLKKVVQIFRPAAMSVATTGASHEVWALVAGALDPLGLKCRSCAVDEFPSAGSVVFQTFTARRK; this is encoded by the coding sequence ATGGCGGAGTCTGGTTTTGAAGGCTTTGAAAAGCGTTTAGAGCTTCATTTCACTGGGAATGAACCGATTATCCACATGGGTCTGCGGCAAATTGACTTGAGTTCCCTTGAACAAATCCTCCGAACCGTTCATTGCTCGATCGTCTCCTCTGTTGGAAATCACTTCTTCGACGCTTACGTCTTATCGGAATCAAGCCTCTTCATCTACCCAActaaaatcataatcaaaacTTGTGGTACTACTCAGCTCCTCAAatccatttttcctttccttcatCAAGCTCGAAGTCTCGGCCTCACACTCTCTTCTTGCCGTTACACCAGAGGCAATTTCATTTTCCccaaatctcaaccattcccACATTCGAGCTTCAAGGAAGAACTTCTTTACTTAGAAGAATCGCTCCCCGAAAACCTCCATTACCGGAAAGCCTCCGTTATCCCTTCGAATCTCCCTTCACATTCATGGCATGTGTTCACTGCTGCCGACGATGCCGCTTTGATTCACCGAAATCCGGAATTTCTTTACACCGTTGAAATTTGTATGACAGAGCTCGACCGGATTCTCGCTCGGAAATTCTACTTCCGCTCCGGAGATGGAAAAGCTGGAAATTCAATCGGAAAGGAGATGACCAATTTGACTGGAATCGGGGATATTAATCCGAGTGGTTTGGTTTGTGAATTTGCGTTTTTTCCTTGTGGGTATTCGATGAATGGAATCGATGGGGATCGGTATTCCACAATTCATGTGACGCCGGAGGATGGGTTTAGTTACGCGAGTTTTGAGTGTGTCGGGTCGGTTTACGATGATCCAGACGATTTGGTTCGAATGTTGAAGAAGGTTGTGCAGATTTTTCGGCCGGCAGCGATGTCCGTGGCCACCACCGGGGCCAGTCACGAGGTTTGGGCCCTCGTCGCCGGTGCTCTCGATCCCCTCGGATTGAAGTGTCGGAGTTGTGCCGTGGACGAGTTCCCGTCAGCTGGAAGTGTAGTGTTTCAGACCTTCACGGCTCGCCGGAAATAG
- the LOC101212684 gene encoding probable protein phosphatase 2C 35 isoform X2 produces MGFSHISIPIVLHTNTSLHGKHILTGRSLESVRVPSHKYNLEYSLLTQRGYYPDSPDKENQDNLCVSTQIQGNPNVHIFGVFDGHGQFGMQCSNFVKDRVVQLLYNDSRLLEDPVKAYNSAFLTANDELHNSEIDDSMSGTTAITVLVIGNTLYVANVGDSRAVVAVKNGNRIVAEDMSHDQTPFRKDECERVKLAGARVLTIDQIDGFRDPDIQVWGDEESEGNDPPRLWFPNSLYPGTAFTRSVGDSTAEKIGVTAVPEVSVVQLTPNHLFFVIASDGVFEFLTSQAVVDMAARYNDPRDACSAIAGESYKIWLEHENRTDDITIIIVHIKGLSNSGGSGSVGLNGVRIRHSNSERGTSEISATTGTSEAFRSFRSDFSDLHVSQHVGLMNKSTAIVVPSPAQHRPLEVEVG; encoded by the exons ATGGGGTTCTCTCACATTTCGATTCCCATCGTCCTCCACACAAACACAAG TTTACATGGAAAGCATATACTAACGGGAAGGTCATTGGAGTCTGTTCGTGTGCCTTCTCATAAATACAATTTGGAGTACTCGCTCTTGACCCAGCGTGGCTACTATCCCGATTCCCCTGATAAAGAAAACCAAGATAATTTATGTGTTAGTACACAAATTCAAGGTAACCCAAATGTTCATATCTTTGGTGTTTTTGATGGTCATGGTCAATTTGGAATGCAGTGTTCGAATTTCGTTAAGGATAGGGTTGTGCAATTACTGTATAATGACTCTAGATTGTTGGAAGATCCCGTTAAGGCTTATAATTCAGCGTTTTTGACTGCGAATGATGAATTGCATAATAGTGAGATTGATGATTCCATGAGTGGTACAACAGCTATTACTGTTCTTGTTATTGGGAATACACTTTATGTTGCGAATGTGGGTGATTCGAGGGCGGTAGTGGCTGTTAAAAATGGGAATCGAATTGTTGCTGAGGATATGTCTCATGATCAAACACCATTTAGGAAGGATGAGTGTGAGAGAGTAAAGCTCGCTGGGGCGAGGGTTTTGACAATTGATCAAATTGACGGGTTTAGAGATCCGGATATTCAAGTTTGGGGTGATGAGGAGAGTGAGGGAAATGATCCTCCTCGATTGTGGTTTCCTAATAGTTTGTATCCTGGTACTGCATTTACACGGAGTGTAGGAGACAGTACAGCGGAGAAGATTGGTGTCACTGCTGTCCCTGAGGTTTCAGTTGTTCAACTGACTCCAAACCATCTTTTCTTTGTCATTGCAAGCGATGGAGTTTTTGAGTTCCTCACAAGTCAAGCTGTTGTTGATATG GCTGCAAGGTATAATGATCCACGGGATGCATGCTCTGCTATTGCTGGAGAATCATATAAGATATGGTTGGAGCATGAAAACCGGACAGATGATATAACAATCATCATCGTTCACATCAAAGGCCTCTCTAAT TCAGGTGGTTCTGGAAGCGTTGGGCTGAATGGGGTCCGCATAAGGCATTCAAATTCAGAGCGGGGAACCTCTGAGATATCGGCTACCACCGGAACTTCAGAGGCCTTTCGCTCCTTCAGAAGTGATTTCTCAGATCTGCACGTCTCTCAGCATGTGGGTTTGATGAACAAAAGCACAGCAATTGTTGTTCCATCGCCTGCACAGCACCGACCATTAGAAGTG GAAGTGGGCTAA
- the LOC101212684 gene encoding probable protein phosphatase 2C 35 isoform X1 — MGCVIGKCCTSSHYPPSTDDDISQFRDAPPCSLHGKHILTGRSLESVRVPSHKYNLEYSLLTQRGYYPDSPDKENQDNLCVSTQIQGNPNVHIFGVFDGHGQFGMQCSNFVKDRVVQLLYNDSRLLEDPVKAYNSAFLTANDELHNSEIDDSMSGTTAITVLVIGNTLYVANVGDSRAVVAVKNGNRIVAEDMSHDQTPFRKDECERVKLAGARVLTIDQIDGFRDPDIQVWGDEESEGNDPPRLWFPNSLYPGTAFTRSVGDSTAEKIGVTAVPEVSVVQLTPNHLFFVIASDGVFEFLTSQAVVDMAARYNDPRDACSAIAGESYKIWLEHENRTDDITIIIVHIKGLSNSGGSGSVGLNGVRIRHSNSERGTSEISATTGTSEAFRSFRSDFSDLHVSQHVGLMNKSTAIVVPSPAQHRPLEVEVG; from the exons ATGGGTTGTGTTATTGGAAAGTGTTGTACTTCCAGCCATTACCCGCCGTCTACCGACGACGATATCTCACAATTTCGTGATGCCCCACCGTGTAGTTTACATGGAAAGCATATACTAACGGGAAGGTCATTGGAGTCTGTTCGTGTGCCTTCTCATAAATACAATTTGGAGTACTCGCTCTTGACCCAGCGTGGCTACTATCCCGATTCCCCTGATAAAGAAAACCAAGATAATTTATGTGTTAGTACACAAATTCAAGGTAACCCAAATGTTCATATCTTTGGTGTTTTTGATGGTCATGGTCAATTTGGAATGCAGTGTTCGAATTTCGTTAAGGATAGGGTTGTGCAATTACTGTATAATGACTCTAGATTGTTGGAAGATCCCGTTAAGGCTTATAATTCAGCGTTTTTGACTGCGAATGATGAATTGCATAATAGTGAGATTGATGATTCCATGAGTGGTACAACAGCTATTACTGTTCTTGTTATTGGGAATACACTTTATGTTGCGAATGTGGGTGATTCGAGGGCGGTAGTGGCTGTTAAAAATGGGAATCGAATTGTTGCTGAGGATATGTCTCATGATCAAACACCATTTAGGAAGGATGAGTGTGAGAGAGTAAAGCTCGCTGGGGCGAGGGTTTTGACAATTGATCAAATTGACGGGTTTAGAGATCCGGATATTCAAGTTTGGGGTGATGAGGAGAGTGAGGGAAATGATCCTCCTCGATTGTGGTTTCCTAATAGTTTGTATCCTGGTACTGCATTTACACGGAGTGTAGGAGACAGTACAGCGGAGAAGATTGGTGTCACTGCTGTCCCTGAGGTTTCAGTTGTTCAACTGACTCCAAACCATCTTTTCTTTGTCATTGCAAGCGATGGAGTTTTTGAGTTCCTCACAAGTCAAGCTGTTGTTGATATG GCTGCAAGGTATAATGATCCACGGGATGCATGCTCTGCTATTGCTGGAGAATCATATAAGATATGGTTGGAGCATGAAAACCGGACAGATGATATAACAATCATCATCGTTCACATCAAAGGCCTCTCTAAT TCAGGTGGTTCTGGAAGCGTTGGGCTGAATGGGGTCCGCATAAGGCATTCAAATTCAGAGCGGGGAACCTCTGAGATATCGGCTACCACCGGAACTTCAGAGGCCTTTCGCTCCTTCAGAAGTGATTTCTCAGATCTGCACGTCTCTCAGCATGTGGGTTTGATGAACAAAAGCACAGCAATTGTTGTTCCATCGCCTGCACAGCACCGACCATTAGAAGTG GAAGTGGGCTAA